One Setaria viridis chromosome 3, Setaria_viridis_v4.0, whole genome shotgun sequence DNA window includes the following coding sequences:
- the LOC117848121 gene encoding protein phosphatase 2C 51 produces the protein MRETSATRGEGPVCKAVAGGDGDGDGKGAGAVAASARRRRRRLELRRLGRTAEAAEEGVSAKRVRSGSDRSSSDSSVEAHHGARWPACLSHGAVSVIGRRREMEDAFSVALSFLASAGAGAKGGGGGSDGEEDFFAVYDGHGGARVAEACRERLHVVLAEEVGLRRGVGSYARWKEALVASFARVDGEVTGGLAPPPKQAAAGADPDLPYHTVGSTAVVAVVGQRRIVVANCGDSRAVLSRGGVAVPLSTDHKPDRPDELQRVEAAGGRVINWNGYRVLGVLATSRSIGDYYLKPYVSAEPEVTVVDRTDQDEFLILASDGLWDVVSNEVACKIARNCLSGRAASKFPESVAGRTAADAAALLTELAMSRGSKDNISVVVVELQRLKRSGGGGGAGAA, from the exons ATGAGAGAGACCAGCGCCACCAGGGGTGAGGGCCCCGTGTGCAAGGCCGTGGCGGGCGGGgatggggacggggacgggaagggcgccggcgccgtggcggcctccgcgcgccgccgccgccgccgcctcgagctCCGGAGGCTCGGGCGgaccgcggaggcggcggaggagggcgtgTCGGCGAAGAGGGTCCGTTCTGGGTCGGACAGGTCGTCGTCCGACTCGTCGGTGGAGGCGCACCACGGGGCGAGGTGGCCGGCGTGCCTGTCGCACGGCGCCGTGTCGGTGATCGGCCGCCGGAGGGAGATGGAGGACGCCTTCTCCGTCGCGCTCTCGTTCCTGGCctcggcgggcgcgggcgccaagggcggcggcggaggctcggACGGGGAGGAGGACTTCTTCGCGGTGTACGACGGCCACGGCGGGGCACGGGTGGCGGAGGCGTGCCGGGAGCGGCTCCACGTGGTGCTCGCCGAGGAGGTTGGCCTgcgccgcggcgtcggcagCTACGCGCGCTGGAAGGAGGCGCTGGTGGCCAGCTTCGCCCGGGTGGACGGCGAGGTCACCGGCGGCCTCGCGCCCCCGCCCAAGCAGGCCGCCGCGGGCGCTGACCCCGACCTGCCCTACCACACCGTGGGGTCCACCGCCGTGGTGGCCGTCGTGGGGCAGCGCCGCATCGTCGTCGCCAACTGCGGCGACTCCCGCGCCGTGCTCTCCCGCGGGGGCGTCGCGGTGCCACTATCCACTGATCACAAG CCAGATCGGCCAGACGAGTTGCAGAGGGTGGAAGCGGCTGGGGGCAGAGTCATCAACTGGAACGGGTACCGTGTCCTGGGAGTGCTTGCAACTTCTAGGTCGATTG GTGACTACTACCTGAAACCGTACGTGAGCGCCGAGCCGGAGGTGACGGTGGTGGACCGCACGGACCAGGACGAGTTCCTCATCCTGGCCAGCGACGGGCTGTGGGACGTGGTGTCCAACGAGGTGGCGTGCAAGATCGCCAGGAACTGCCTCAGCGGCCGGGCGGCCTCCAAGTTCCCCGAGTCCGTCGCCGGGCGcaccgccgccgatgccgcggCACTGCTGACGGAGCTGGCCATGTCCCGCGGCAGCAAGGACAACATCAGCGTCGTCGTGGTCGAGCTGCAGCGACtgaagaggagcggcggcggcggcggcgccggcgcggcctga